A stretch of Primulina tabacum isolate GXHZ01 chromosome 13, ASM2559414v2, whole genome shotgun sequence DNA encodes these proteins:
- the LOC142522892 gene encoding cationic amino acid transporter 1-like, with protein MKPKMEGGTETNGGGSSPMTRRRYSACSFTKDDFFPEESFKSTNNYVEALRQTPARLANRILTRSNLQTELEVKARSANEMKKTLSWWDLMWFGMGAVIGSGIFVLTGKEANEHAGPAVVLSYVIYGLSALLSVFCYTEFAVEIPVAGGSFAYLRVELGDFVAFIAAGNILFEYVIGGAAVARSWTSYFATLCNHKPEDFRIHVHGLAHGYNQLDPIAIGVIIIICIIAVVSIKGSSRLNYIASVVHLFVIFFIIICGFIKADTKNYSPFSPYGPHGIFKASAVLFFAFVGFDAVSTMAEETKNPARDIPIGLVGSMVITTFLYCVLAVTLCLMQPYREIDVDAPFSRAFVAVGWSWAQYVVAAGALKGMTSVLLVGAVGQARYLTHIARTHMMPPWFAKVDLRTGTPINATVVMLVATAAIAFFTDLVILSELLSIATLFIFMLVAIALLVRRYYVSGETSTQNRNKLIFFILLILGSSIATAIYWGVSEKGWIAYCITVPILIISTAGMWFFVPQACTPKHWGVPLVPWLPSASIAINIFLLGSLKKDSFMRFAAWTAFLLLYYFLFGLHASYDTAMASQATKIEDAPYKKIEAGENSTATMTPTGY; from the exons TGCTCGTTCACAAAAGACGACTTCTTCCCCGAGGAGTCGTTCAAGAGCACGAACAACTACGTGGAAGCGTTGAGACAGACTCCGGCTCGATTAGCGAACCGGATTCTGACCAGGTCGAATCTTCAGACGGAGCTGGAGGTGAAGGCGCGGAGTGCTAACGAGATGAAGAAGACGCTTTCGTGGTGGGACTTGATGTGGTTCGGCATGGGTGCCGTCATCGGCTCCGGAATATTCGTTCTCACCGGCAAGGAGGCGAACGAACACGCCGGCCCCGCCGTCGTGCTATCTTACGTCATCTACGGCCTCTCCGCCCTGCTTTCTGTCTTTTGCTACACCGAGTTCGCCGTCGAAATCCCCGTAGCAG GTGGTTCATTTGCTTATTTGCGAGTGGAGCTTGGCGATTTTGTGGCATTCATCGCCGCCGGGAACATCCTTTTCGAGTATGTCATCGGTGGTGCTGCTGTTGCACGTTCTTGGACTTCCTACTTCGCCACATTGTGCAACCATAAGCCCGAAGATTTTCGCATCCACGTCCATGGACTAGCACATGGCTACAACCAACTTGACCCCATAGCCATTGGGGTCATCATAATCATCTGCATCATCGCAGTTGTCAGCATAAAGGGCTCCTCTCGTCTCAACTACATCGCCTCAGTTGTTCACCTTTTCGTCATTTTCTTCATCATCATATGCGGATTTATCAAAGCAGACACCAAGAATTACTCTCCCTTCTCACCATACGGGCCCCATGGAATATTCAAGGCCTCTGCGGTACTGTTCTTTGCATTTGTTGGTTTCGATGCAGTCTCCACAATGGCCGAGGAAACAAAAAATCCAGCACGAGATATCCCCATCGGTCTTGTCGGTTCCATGGTGATTACCACTTTCTTGTACTGCGTGTTAGCTGTAACTCTCTGCCTCATGCAACCATACAGGGAAATAGATGTTGATGCTCCTTTTTCGAGGGCATTTGTCGCGGTCGGGTGGAGTTGGGCTCAGTATGTGGTTGCAGCAGGTGCACTGAAAGGCATGACATCAGTCCTGCTAGTAGGGGCAGTGGGTCAGGCTCGTTACCTCACCCACATTGCACGTACTCACATGATGCCACCATGGTTCGCCAAAGTTGACTTGAGAACCGGGACACCGATCAACGCCACTGTTGTCATGCTTGTAGCTACAGCAGCCATTGCCTTCTTTACAGACCTCGTTATCCTATCCGAATTACTTTCAATCGCTACTCTCTTCATCTTCATGCTCGTCGCCATCGCCCTTCTTGTGCGTAGATACTACGTCAGCGGTGAAACCTCAACACAGAACCGCAACAAACTAATATTCTTCATTTTACTCATCCTTGGATCCTCAATCGCCACTGCTATTTACTGGGGTGTAAGTGAGAAGGGCTGGATCGCCTACTGTATTACGGTACCGATACTGATTATTTCCACCGCAGGAATGTGGTTTTTCGTCCCTCAAGCATGTACTCCAAAGCATTGGGGTGTCCCATTGGTGCCTTGGTTACCATCTGCGTCAATAGCTATTAATATCTTCCTTCTTGGATCTCTTAAAAAGGATTCCTTCATGAGGTTCGCAGCTTGGACTGCATTTCTACTGCTTTACTATTTCCTGTTCGGACTTCACGCCTCTTACGACACGGCTATGGCCTCCCAAGCGACGAAGATAGAGGATGCGCCTTACAAGAAAATCGAAGCCGGAGAAAATTCAACAGCTACTATGACACCAACTGGTTACTAA